From the Malus domestica chromosome 17, GDT2T_hap1 genome, one window contains:
- the LOC103449872 gene encoding auxin-responsive protein IAA26: MVAEMEGCTRKEEEACPQLLDLIPRQRDWLVSRDIEGSSHGSSSSEEKKLELRLGPPCQNWSMERERDEKSQSLLSLGYFSSPMFSNQTQKLISSYQQQAKVGSFIHLPVNPNKASQPCCSKVVDLQNAERKGFSPAPANTAVLPNTSQKRTAPAPVVGWPPVRSFRKNLASNNSSKPAVESENVVQNKVPNGKPVETSRQGLFVKINMDGVPIGRKVDLGAYDSYQKLSSAVDELFRGLLAAQRDSCAGGTKNKQGEEKEIAGLLDGSGEYTLVYEDNEGDRMLVGDVPWQMFVSTVKRLRVLKSSELSALRLRSSKQDKMPL; this comes from the exons ATGGTCGCTGAGATGGAGGGATGTAcaaggaaggaggaggaggcatGTCCACAGCTGCTAGATTTAATTCCTAGACAGAGAGACTGGCTTGTGAGCAGAGATATTGAGGGCAGCAGCCATGGAAGCTCCTCCTCAGAGGAGAAGAAGCTTGAGCTCAGGCTTGGCCCTCCATGCCAAAACTGGTCAATggaaagagaaagagatgagaagtCTCAGTCCCTTCTCTCTCTTGGGTACTTTTCTTCCCCCATGTTCTCCAACCAAACCCAGAAACTTATTTCTTCTTACCAGCAGCAGGCAAAAGTTGGATCTTTTATTCACCTGCCTGTCAACCCCAACAAAGCGTCACAGCCCTGTTGCAGTAAAGTGGTAGACTTGCAGAATGCAGAAAGGAAAGGGTTTTCACCAGCCCCTGCAAACACAGCTGTGCTCCCCAACACCTCTCAGAAAAG aacTGCTCCTGCTCCGGTTGTGGGTTGGCCTCCAGTTCGATCATTTAGGAAAAATCTTGCAAGCAACAACTCATCGAAACCTGCGGTTGAATCCGAAAATGTTGTCCAAAACAAAGTTCCTAATGGTAAACCAGTTGAAACCAGCAGACAGGGTCTGTTTGTGAAAATTAACATGGATGGGGTTCCCATCGGAAGAAAAGTGGACCTCGGTGCCTATGACAGCTACCAAAAGCTCTCCTCCGCTGTCGATGAACTCTTCCGTGGCCTTCTCGCAG CTCAAAGAGATTCCTGTGCTGGTGGAACCAAGAACAAGCAAGGGGAAGAGAAAGAAATCGCAGGCTTATTGGATGGAAGTGGAGAATATACCCTAGTTTATGAAGATAATGAAGGAGACAGGATGCTCGTTGGGGATGTCCCATGGCA GATGTTTGTGTCGACTGTGAAGAGGCTGCGTGTGCTCAAGAGCTCTGAACTTTCTGCACTTCGTC TTCGTAGCAGCAAGCAAGATAAGATGCCACTTTGA